One genomic window of Candidatus Minimicrobia sp. QA0096 includes the following:
- a CDS encoding GTP-binding protein LepA, with protein sequence MTKKITVHPLPGYKEVKPFVYAGFFPVSNEDYNDLKEAIEKLSLSDSALQFEPENSPVLGYGVRIGFLGLLHMDIIRERLEREYNLDLIVTNPSTDYQVSLTNGEELDIKSASELPDPAQIKEIREPWIDGEIVVSQDYIGAVIQLIVSKRGRQKNLSYIDERALISFAAPLANLLTDFYDQLKSITSGYGSFNYELADYQVEDLVRVDFYVAGEMVDSLSVMCHRSESQHLGREIVKKLKEVVPRQSFEVSLQAAIGGKFIARENIGAYRKDVTGYLYGGDVSRKKKLLAKQARGKKRMKRFGKVDIPSEAFMVMLKRD encoded by the coding sequence ATGACCAAAAAAATTACCGTCCACCCTCTACCCGGCTACAAAGAAGTCAAGCCCTTCGTTTATGCGGGGTTTTTCCCAGTGTCCAATGAAGACTATAATGACCTGAAAGAGGCAATTGAAAAGTTGAGCCTCAGCGATTCGGCGCTGCAATTCGAGCCGGAAAATTCGCCGGTTCTGGGCTATGGTGTGCGAATTGGATTTTTGGGTCTGCTTCATATGGACATCATTCGCGAGCGACTAGAGCGTGAATATAATTTGGATTTGATTGTGACCAATCCGAGTACTGATTATCAAGTTAGTTTGACGAATGGCGAGGAGCTGGATATTAAATCCGCCAGCGAATTGCCCGACCCAGCGCAGATAAAAGAGATTCGCGAGCCGTGGATTGACGGTGAAATTGTTGTGTCGCAGGATTACATCGGTGCGGTGATTCAGTTGATTGTGAGCAAGCGTGGCCGCCAGAAAAACCTGAGTTACATTGACGAGCGGGCGCTGATTTCATTCGCGGCGCCACTTGCGAATTTGTTGACGGATTTTTATGACCAATTGAAATCTATTACCAGCGGCTACGGTTCGTTTAATTATGAGTTGGCGGATTATCAAGTGGAAGATTTGGTGCGTGTCGATTTTTATGTGGCGGGCGAAATGGTTGATTCGTTGAGCGTAATGTGCCATCGGTCGGAATCGCAGCATTTGGGGCGCGAGATTGTTAAGAAGTTGAAAGAAGTCGTGCCGCGCCAGAGTTTTGAAGTTTCATTGCAAGCGGCAATTGGCGGTAAGTTTATTGCCAGGGAAAATATCGGCGCTTATCGAAAAGACGTTACGGGCTATCTTTACGGCGGCGATGTCAGTCGTAAAAAGAAGCTTCTCGCCAAGCAAGCGCGCGGTAAAAAACGAATGAAGCGCTTTGGTAAAGTTGACATACCGAGCGAAGCATTTATGGTGATGCTAAAAAGGGATTAA
- the murJ gene encoding murein biosynthesis integral membrane protein MurJ — protein sequence MGRVRSTVTKINQRLNVKLAATIMASSTLLSSLLGFFRDRLLNSAYMPSKNGVSAGYPVGLDAYTAAFMVPDFMFAVLVSGALSVTFIPVFNERWVKGNKQSAWQISSSMINFMALITMAASVLIIIFADPLMKYLIAPGLSESGHALAVSMMQVIAVNPFIFAVAAVIASIQQAVGRFMFCALAPMLYNVGIIIGTVWFTGGVNLFGWQIFDGGIMGVALGVVLGSFLQLIVSAVGLAGLGFDYNFKIYWRNKGFRKVLSLLPARSVDQGMDYVVSLVEVNLASRLADGTVRAYQQALTLHMMPINLIGVAISNAAFPQLTEHLGEGRNDLFQKDLRSLLRIIFWMALPMSVVIFFTRGYVVHFISNGGDQLIAGILGCLVVAILFRTIYHMAARAFYARQDTKTPLYISIFSITLNIILAIVLSMVLKMGAYGLAWAQSTVAVLEVVVLLAVMNRQMPKLFDMTFVRAIFKMILAGIITGVVCYIGVLVLPFRYHDDSFFSAFPKFVIISLVSFGAYAAASKWLKLPEIDPILARLKKVLFGRLEFKG from the coding sequence ATGGGGCGCGTTCGTAGTACAGTTACGAAAATAAATCAGCGGCTTAATGTTAAATTGGCTGCTACGATTATGGCAAGCTCGACGTTGCTGTCGAGCTTGCTGGGATTTTTCCGTGATCGTCTACTTAACTCTGCCTACATGCCAAGTAAAAATGGAGTATCGGCGGGATACCCGGTTGGACTAGACGCTTATACGGCGGCTTTCATGGTGCCAGATTTTATGTTTGCAGTGCTGGTTTCTGGTGCGCTTAGTGTGACGTTCATTCCAGTTTTTAATGAGCGCTGGGTCAAGGGCAATAAGCAGTCGGCTTGGCAAATTAGCTCTAGCATGATCAATTTTATGGCGCTAATAACCATGGCGGCGTCGGTGTTGATTATTATTTTCGCTGATCCGTTGATGAAGTACTTAATCGCGCCTGGCCTGAGTGAGTCTGGTCATGCTTTGGCGGTCAGTATGATGCAGGTAATCGCGGTTAACCCGTTTATCTTTGCGGTTGCGGCGGTGATTGCTAGTATTCAGCAAGCGGTTGGTCGATTTATGTTCTGCGCGCTGGCGCCAATGCTGTATAACGTCGGTATTATTATTGGTACGGTGTGGTTTACCGGCGGCGTCAATTTATTCGGCTGGCAGATTTTTGACGGCGGCATTATGGGTGTAGCATTGGGTGTGGTTTTGGGATCATTTTTACAATTGATCGTCAGTGCGGTCGGTTTGGCTGGGCTTGGGTTTGATTACAATTTCAAAATCTATTGGCGAAATAAGGGATTTAGGAAAGTTTTATCTTTATTGCCGGCGCGTTCTGTCGATCAAGGAATGGATTATGTGGTTAGCTTGGTTGAGGTCAATTTGGCTTCGCGCTTGGCTGACGGAACGGTTAGGGCGTACCAACAGGCTTTGACTCTTCATATGATGCCGATCAATCTTATTGGTGTGGCGATTTCAAATGCCGCCTTTCCGCAATTAACTGAGCATTTGGGCGAAGGTCGAAATGATCTATTTCAAAAAGACCTGCGTTCCCTGCTGAGAATTATTTTTTGGATGGCACTTCCGATGTCGGTGGTGATTTTCTTTACCAGGGGATACGTTGTGCACTTTATTAGTAACGGTGGTGATCAGCTGATTGCTGGAATTTTGGGCTGCCTGGTCGTGGCGATTTTATTCCGAACTATTTATCACATGGCCGCGCGAGCATTTTACGCCCGCCAAGACACGAAAACTCCGCTGTACATTTCAATTTTCTCGATTACTTTGAACATCATCTTAGCAATTGTTCTGTCGATGGTTTTGAAAATGGGCGCATATGGATTGGCCTGGGCTCAATCGACAGTGGCAGTTTTGGAAGTGGTTGTTCTTTTGGCGGTTATGAATCGTCAAATGCCAAAATTATTCGACATGACGTTTGTGCGAGCAATTTTTAAGATGATACTCGCTGGAATTATTACGGGTGTAGTTTGTTATATTGGTGTGTTGGTTTTGCCATTTCGTTATCATGACGACAGCTTCTTTAGCGCTTTTCCGAAATTCGTTATCATTTCATTGGTTAGTTTTGGCGCGTATGCCGCGGCTTCGAAGTGGCTAAAATTGCCGGAAATTGACCCGATTCTTGCGCGATTGAAGAAAGTGTTATTTGGACGATTGGAGTTTAAGGGCTAA
- a CDS encoding ATP-dependent zinc protease family protein, translating into MKEKSIIGSTEFVNFGERAQKIPAKIDTGADSSAVWASNIHIDKDGVLKFSLFGEGSPYYDGKIFKRTDYSVARVRSSSGHEQIRYRTHFWVKISGRKIKMLMNLSDRSKNEFPVLIGRRSISGKFLVDVSRKNVRRKKLSVTASLNEEIKLNPYEFYKKYHQKGEEK; encoded by the coding sequence ATGAAAGAAAAATCCATTATTGGGTCAACTGAGTTTGTGAACTTCGGCGAGCGAGCGCAAAAAATCCCAGCTAAAATTGATACGGGCGCCGATTCCAGTGCAGTTTGGGCGAGTAATATTCACATTGATAAAGATGGAGTGTTGAAATTTTCTCTGTTTGGCGAAGGCTCGCCGTATTATGACGGTAAGATATTTAAGAGAACTGATTATTCGGTGGCGAGGGTGCGTAGTTCGTCTGGGCATGAGCAGATTCGTTATCGGACACATTTTTGGGTAAAAATTAGTGGGCGAAAAATTAAAATGTTGATGAATTTGTCTGATCGATCGAAGAATGAATTCCCTGTGTTAATCGGAAGACGGTCGATTTCTGGAAAATTCCTAGTGGACGTATCGAGAAAAAATGTTCGCAGGAAAAAACTGTCCGTAACTGCTAGTCTTAATGAAGAAATAAAATTGAATCCATACGAATTTTATAAAAAATATCATCAGAAAGGTGAAGAAAAATAA
- a CDS encoding LssY C-terminal domain-containing protein, with product MSSVKTPKKIAARQDRSSKTLTTLLDQSFFIFAGLASFWLAWLVLREGWATGGWWLVGLFFVVWIIVAYLALPRLHRILSNMYVPNYFIGRTRTADGVLSDPVNLSVRGSEEKLHKAMTEAGWVLADDITPRSAWKMVLTVLSGRSYPNAPVSPAFLFGRRQDFAYQQEVDGNPRRRHHVRFWRCPTGWLLPGGHRVDWLAAGTYDKSVGFSLFTFQFTHKIDENIDIERDYIIESVKSNNKNVRVTILKDFSTGYHSRNGLGDSIRTDGDLPILGVGRIKADDNVTASTRLGVIMDGTIYDRHPRNHETLLEELWSRRPPQILIGGGLMILASLFTIGQMLVDFSSWPTTLVQVANIDGIDINAANTMLSMMAGFNVLLVVAEIVLVGLLLRGSSRARISLLSVATLAIVTESLSVTIGRINASIMLLLISIGVHIMIMMLFSSDAARYFTERR from the coding sequence ATGAGTTCAGTAAAAACTCCAAAAAAAATAGCAGCCAGGCAAGATCGCTCCTCGAAGACCTTGACTACATTGTTAGACCAATCCTTTTTTATCTTTGCAGGTCTGGCATCGTTTTGGTTGGCATGGTTGGTACTTAGAGAAGGTTGGGCGACGGGCGGCTGGTGGCTGGTTGGCTTGTTCTTTGTTGTGTGGATAATTGTGGCATATTTGGCGTTGCCTAGGCTTCATCGAATTTTGAGCAATATGTACGTACCGAATTATTTTATTGGCAGGACGCGAACGGCGGACGGAGTATTAAGCGACCCTGTCAATTTGAGCGTGCGTGGTTCAGAAGAAAAGCTCCATAAGGCAATGACTGAGGCTGGCTGGGTTTTGGCGGATGACATAACTCCAAGGTCGGCTTGGAAAATGGTGCTTACGGTGCTGAGTGGTCGTAGTTATCCAAATGCACCGGTGTCGCCCGCATTTTTGTTTGGTAGACGGCAGGACTTTGCTTATCAGCAGGAAGTTGACGGCAATCCAAGGCGTCGTCATCATGTTAGGTTTTGGCGATGCCCAACTGGCTGGCTTCTTCCTGGCGGTCATCGAGTTGATTGGTTGGCGGCTGGTACATACGATAAGAGCGTTGGCTTTTCTTTGTTTACTTTCCAGTTCACGCATAAAATTGACGAGAATATTGATATTGAACGAGATTATATCATTGAGTCGGTTAAAAGTAACAATAAAAATGTTAGAGTGACGATATTAAAGGATTTTTCAACGGGCTATCATTCGCGCAATGGTCTTGGAGATTCTATCCGCACTGATGGCGATTTGCCAATTTTGGGAGTTGGTCGAATAAAGGCTGACGATAATGTCACGGCTTCAACGCGGCTCGGGGTGATTATGGATGGCACAATTTATGATCGTCATCCGCGAAATCACGAAACTTTACTGGAAGAGCTTTGGAGTCGCCGACCACCGCAGATTTTAATTGGCGGCGGATTAATGATTCTGGCGTCGTTATTCACAATTGGGCAAATGTTGGTGGACTTTTCTAGTTGGCCGACGACTTTGGTGCAGGTTGCGAATATTGACGGAATTGATATAAATGCCGCGAATACCATGTTATCGATGATGGCCGGCTTTAATGTGCTGTTGGTCGTGGCGGAAATCGTGCTGGTTGGACTGCTACTTCGAGGAAGTAGCCGGGCGCGAATCTCACTACTTTCTGTAGCGACATTAGCTATTGTCACCGAATCTTTATCCGTGACAATTGGGCGAATTAATGCGTCGATTATGCTGCTTTTGATCTCAATTGGCGTGCATATTATGATCATGATGTTGTTCTCTTCAGATGCAGCGCGCTACTTTACGGAAAGACGATAA
- a CDS encoding transcriptional regulator gives MTERQQAILVAIIEQYAEIAAPVGSVTLAKLFGVSSATIRSEMAKLEEMGFIEAPHTSAGRIPTDKGYRFYVNGITAAQMTELPSGIDSSTKAIEAHVNSNVDTSDKAIRRAVDGLVEMTGNFGFASFGSSLYMNGMTQLFSQPEFGDGDHVQAVAKLIDNIEPWLREAAPDEPLNVFIGSENPIGKSSGATLIISKFKSSSGGDNYIGVIGPTRQNYRRTMELVRRTGAMLEEVL, from the coding sequence ATGACCGAACGTCAACAAGCAATCCTTGTCGCTATTATCGAACAGTACGCTGAAATTGCGGCGCCAGTTGGTAGTGTAACGCTAGCCAAACTGTTTGGTGTGAGTAGCGCCACGATTCGCAGTGAAATGGCAAAACTTGAGGAGATGGGATTTATTGAGGCGCCTCACACGAGCGCAGGTCGAATTCCGACAGATAAGGGATATCGTTTTTATGTCAATGGAATCACGGCGGCGCAAATGACGGAATTGCCGAGCGGTATTGATAGCAGCACGAAGGCAATTGAGGCGCACGTCAATTCAAATGTTGATACTTCAGACAAAGCGATTCGTCGAGCAGTTGATGGTTTGGTGGAAATGACTGGCAATTTTGGTTTTGCGTCGTTTGGTTCGAGTTTATATATGAACGGAATGACTCAGCTCTTTAGTCAACCAGAGTTTGGTGATGGCGATCACGTTCAGGCGGTTGCTAAATTGATTGACAATATCGAACCGTGGCTGCGCGAAGCGGCACCGGACGAACCGCTAAATGTGTTTATTGGTAGCGAAAACCCAATTGGTAAAAGTAGTGGAGCTACGTTGATTATAAGTAAATTTAAGTCATCGTCTGGTGGCGATAATTACATCGGTGTGATTGGTCCGACGCGACAAAATTATCGTCGAACGATGGAGCTGGTGCGTCGTACGGGCGCGATGCTGGAAGAAGTCTTGTAG
- a CDS encoding SemiSWEET family transporter, with translation MSKQKINRFVGSIGAFIGILVFIAYIPQIIANLQGEKAQPFQPLFAAVSCLIWVIYGWTKEPKKDWILIIPNAAGVILGGLTFITSL, from the coding sequence ATGTCTAAACAAAAAATTAATCGCTTTGTCGGATCTATTGGAGCTTTTATTGGGATCCTTGTCTTTATTGCATATATTCCACAAATTATCGCTAACCTACAAGGAGAAAAAGCTCAACCATTCCAACCACTATTCGCAGCAGTTTCTTGTTTAATTTGGGTAATCTATGGTTGGACAAAAGAACCTAAAAAAGACTGGATCCTCATCATTCCCAATGCAGCGGGAGTGATATTAGGCGGTTTAACTTTTATTACTTCTTTATAA
- the dnaJ gene encoding molecular chaperone DnaJ, whose protein sequence is MSKRDYYEILGVPKTASEDEIKKAFRKLAIKYHPDKQGGDEAKFKEINEAYEVLKDKQKRQRYDQFGHAGVGGSSGGGFSGNPFEGFGGFGGQNVHFDFGDGGLGDIFSQFFGDAAGGAGNGRSRGRDVETSVTLSFEDAVFGVEKRISLMLDVECEHCHGDGAEPGFGMKTCPTCKGAGQQTRTMNSLFGQIQQAVVCETCHGKGKVPEKECSVCRGKGTTRQNQDITIKIPAGIDDGATIRLRDRGEAVAGGSRGDLYVHIRVKAHKKFTREGNIILSEEHISMVDAALGTEIDVETVDGVITMKIPAGTQSGTDFKLSGHGVPHLHSESRGPHIVGVIVDTPTKLTKKQKELLEQFKGTKKRGLFS, encoded by the coding sequence ATGAGTAAGCGTGATTATTATGAAATATTGGGCGTTCCAAAGACCGCTTCTGAAGATGAGATAAAAAAGGCTTTTCGTAAATTAGCAATTAAATACCATCCCGATAAACAGGGTGGTGACGAGGCTAAATTTAAGGAAATCAATGAGGCTTATGAGGTTCTGAAAGACAAGCAGAAGCGACAGCGTTATGATCAATTTGGTCATGCTGGTGTGGGTGGTTCTTCTGGCGGCGGTTTTTCCGGTAATCCGTTTGAAGGATTTGGTGGATTCGGCGGTCAAAACGTTCACTTTGATTTTGGTGACGGTGGACTAGGTGATATTTTTAGCCAATTCTTCGGTGATGCGGCTGGTGGCGCTGGAAATGGTCGTTCGCGTGGGCGTGATGTTGAAACTAGTGTAACATTGAGTTTTGAGGACGCGGTATTTGGTGTAGAAAAGAGAATTAGTTTAATGCTGGATGTTGAATGTGAGCATTGTCATGGCGATGGCGCCGAGCCAGGGTTTGGAATGAAAACGTGCCCAACTTGTAAGGGAGCGGGTCAGCAAACTCGAACGATGAATTCGCTGTTTGGGCAAATTCAGCAGGCGGTTGTTTGTGAAACTTGTCACGGTAAGGGAAAAGTTCCTGAAAAAGAATGTTCAGTTTGTCGAGGAAAAGGCACGACCCGACAGAATCAGGATATCACTATTAAAATTCCGGCAGGAATTGATGATGGCGCGACAATTCGTCTGCGCGATCGTGGAGAAGCAGTTGCTGGTGGTAGTAGAGGTGATTTGTATGTCCACATTCGCGTTAAGGCGCATAAAAAATTCACTCGTGAAGGCAATATTATTCTTAGCGAAGAGCATATTTCTATGGTTGATGCGGCACTGGGAACGGAGATTGATGTGGAGACTGTGGATGGCGTAATAACGATGAAAATCCCAGCAGGCACTCAGAGCGGCACCGACTTTAAGTTGTCAGGTCATGGCGTGCCGCACCTACATAGTGAATCCCGTGGTCCGCATATTGTGGGTGTTATTGTTGATACGCCAACCAAATTGACCAAAAAGCAGAAGGAGCTTTTGGAGCAATTTAAGGGTACGAAAAAACGAGGATTGTTTTCCTAG
- a CDS encoding guanylate kinase, whose amino-acid sequence MPSIEDLITNYQPTESTIELVKSTKIALLAGISGAGKDTIKKQLLKSPGFRDIVSHTTRSPRTNNGCAEQDGIDYHFIDSRTAENMLQNNEFIEAKFVHGTVYGTSVAELKLAHDQNRVAITDIDVQGVEEYERLAPDSIAIFIVPPNSQTWIERLKKRYATEEDFQAEWPKRHASAIKELAYALEVPYYHVIINDDLERAIRVTEEIILRGDVFKRQDDEARLIARNLLNDIINL is encoded by the coding sequence ATGCCAAGTATTGAAGATCTTATTACAAATTATCAGCCAACTGAATCAACAATTGAGTTGGTTAAAAGTACGAAAATTGCGCTGCTCGCGGGAATTTCTGGTGCGGGCAAAGACACGATAAAAAAACAATTATTGAAGTCGCCAGGGTTTCGCGATATCGTTTCTCATACTACGCGTTCGCCACGCACAAATAACGGATGCGCCGAGCAAGATGGAATTGATTATCACTTTATTGATTCGCGAACTGCCGAAAATATGCTACAAAATAATGAATTTATCGAGGCGAAGTTTGTTCACGGTACAGTTTATGGGACGTCGGTGGCTGAGTTGAAATTAGCGCATGACCAGAACCGCGTGGCAATTACTGACATTGACGTTCAGGGCGTGGAGGAATATGAGCGACTGGCGCCAGATAGCATTGCGATTTTCATTGTGCCGCCAAATAGCCAAACTTGGATTGAGCGATTAAAAAAGCGTTACGCAACCGAAGAAGATTTTCAAGCGGAGTGGCCAAAGCGTCACGCCTCGGCGATAAAAGAGTTGGCTTACGCGCTTGAAGTTCCGTATTATCACGTGATTATCAATGACGATTTGGAGCGAGCAATTCGAGTGACTGAGGAAATTATTTTGCGCGGCGACGTGTTTAAGCGTCAAGATGACGAGGCGCGTTTGATAGCTCGAAATCTCCTCAATGATATAATTAATCTATGA
- a CDS encoding dUTP diphosphatase, giving the protein MNPQTISLTELQKHLDQTCKEKGWDKNSVTEVFLLLAEEVGELAKAIRKETGFKGEKRPDNHDNLREEFADVLNYLMELANRFDVNLAEVYFEKHKINQTRQWK; this is encoded by the coding sequence ATGAATCCACAAACAATAAGCTTAACTGAATTACAAAAACACCTCGATCAAACTTGTAAGGAGAAAGGTTGGGATAAAAATTCTGTCACTGAAGTATTCTTATTGTTAGCCGAGGAAGTTGGCGAGCTGGCGAAGGCGATTCGCAAAGAGACAGGATTTAAGGGAGAAAAAAGACCTGATAACCACGACAATCTGCGCGAGGAGTTTGCGGACGTACTGAACTATTTGATGGAATTGGCAAATCGGTTTGACGTCAATTTGGCGGAAGTGTATTTTGAGAAGCACAAGATCAACCAGACGCGACAGTGGAAATAG
- a CDS encoding 5' nucleotidase, NT5C type: MKKLIVYIDMDGVLADFKSALTKISPELIDEFAGHHDNIPGIFSLMEPVPGAIEAVYALKDKYDLYILSSSPWENPTALGDKLAWVKKYFGGEGSDNIFFRKVIFSSAKNLSRGDILIDDRTANDAGEFSGRLIRFGSSEFPNWQSVLDELL; encoded by the coding sequence ATGAAAAAACTCATTGTTTATATTGATATGGATGGCGTTTTGGCGGATTTCAAATCTGCTTTAACAAAAATATCGCCCGAGTTGATTGATGAGTTTGCTGGTCATCACGATAATATTCCAGGAATTTTTTCTTTAATGGAACCCGTGCCTGGAGCTATCGAGGCGGTTTACGCCCTGAAAGACAAATACGATTTATACATTTTATCTTCTTCTCCGTGGGAAAATCCGACGGCTTTGGGAGATAAGTTGGCGTGGGTGAAAAAGTATTTTGGTGGCGAAGGTTCGGATAATATTTTCTTTCGTAAGGTTATTTTTTCGTCAGCAAAGAATTTGAGTCGAGGCGATATTTTGATTGACGATCGGACGGCGAATGATGCGGGCGAGTTTTCTGGTCGGCTTATTCGTTTTGGAAGTTCTGAATTTCCCAATTGGCAATCTGTACTTGATGAGTTATTATAG
- a CDS encoding nucleotide exchange factor GrpE, whose translation MTKNKKAEDLEKEIAELTSDLQRTRADFENYRKRVDAEKQSAHELGQTKSVMKLLPVVDTIERAVANVPEEIQDNAWVKGVAGLSKQLDKQLKEIGLEKIDAKPGTLFNPEFHQAVQFDESTDGDKEVIVEELRAGYTLNGSVIRDAMVKVARK comes from the coding sequence ATGACGAAGAATAAAAAAGCTGAAGATTTAGAGAAAGAAATTGCTGAGCTGACGTCGGATCTGCAGCGAACTCGAGCGGATTTTGAGAATTATCGTAAGCGCGTGGATGCAGAAAAGCAATCAGCGCACGAGTTGGGTCAAACTAAGTCGGTGATGAAATTATTGCCAGTTGTTGATACGATTGAGCGGGCTGTTGCCAACGTCCCAGAGGAGATTCAAGATAATGCGTGGGTTAAGGGCGTGGCTGGTCTGAGCAAGCAACTTGACAAGCAATTGAAGGAGATTGGTTTGGAGAAAATTGACGCCAAACCTGGCACTCTATTTAATCCTGAATTTCATCAGGCTGTTCAATTTGACGAATCGACGGATGGCGATAAGGAAGTTATTGTCGAGGAGCTTCGCGCTGGTTATACTTTGAACGGCTCAGTTATTCGCGACGCAATGGTAAAAGTTGCTCGTAAGTAA
- the dnaK gene encoding molecular chaperone DnaK produces the protein MGKIIGIDLGTTNSAFAYMLAGKPEVISNAEGNRTTPSVVAVNKKGERLVGQVAQRQRVTNPKNTIYGVKRLIGRKFDDKEVQKDLDIMPYKIVKKGTGVAVEMGDKEYTPEEVSAMILSKIKADAEAFLGEKVTEAVITVPAYFDDSQRQATKDAGKIAGLEVKRIINEPTAAALAYGLEKGKNDETIVVFDLGGGTFDVSVLELGDGVFEVKATNGDTHLGGEDFDNAIVNYFLDDFKSKEGIDLRKDNAAMQRLKDEAEKAKKELSTVTEYEVNIPFITADADGPKHFEMSLSRAKLEDLVKDLLDRLDGPVEKALKDAKLSKSDINNVVMVGGMTRMPAVVERVKNFFGKDPMQGVNPDEVVAVGAAIQGGVLAGDVKDVLLLDVTPLSLGIETMGGVSTKLIDRNTTIPTSKSEVFSTAADNQPQVEIHVLQGEREFANDNKSLGRFVLDGIAPAPRGVPQIEVTFNIDANGILNVTAKDKGTGKEQSITIQNSGNMSKEDIEKAQKEAELHADEDKKKRETVDTKNQLENAIYQAKKMPDEFKDKISDDDKQAIEKAVEEAEKHKDSEDKDELDAAIKALNDAIMPIGAKMYQQSADDKKADEAGDKKSDKDEPVEGEIVDEK, from the coding sequence ATGGGTAAAATTATTGGTATTGACCTTGGTACAACCAACAGCGCATTTGCGTATATGTTAGCTGGAAAACCAGAGGTTATTTCTAATGCTGAAGGCAATCGTACTACACCGTCTGTAGTTGCGGTCAATAAAAAGGGCGAACGACTTGTCGGTCAAGTTGCTCAGCGTCAGCGTGTAACAAACCCAAAAAACACGATTTACGGCGTTAAGCGTTTGATTGGTCGTAAGTTTGACGATAAGGAAGTGCAAAAAGACTTGGATATCATGCCGTACAAGATTGTTAAAAAAGGTACTGGTGTGGCAGTCGAAATGGGCGATAAGGAATACACGCCAGAAGAAGTTTCAGCAATGATTCTTAGTAAAATCAAGGCTGACGCCGAGGCTTTCTTGGGTGAAAAAGTAACGGAAGCGGTGATTACGGTGCCAGCGTACTTTGACGATTCACAGCGCCAAGCGACTAAGGATGCTGGTAAAATTGCTGGATTGGAAGTTAAGCGTATTATCAACGAACCAACAGCTGCAGCTTTGGCGTACGGCCTAGAAAAGGGTAAAAACGACGAAACTATCGTAGTATTCGACCTTGGTGGCGGTACGTTTGACGTGTCGGTGCTGGAGCTAGGCGACGGTGTATTTGAGGTTAAAGCAACTAATGGCGACACACACCTTGGCGGTGAGGATTTCGACAACGCTATTGTCAATTACTTCTTGGACGACTTCAAGTCGAAGGAAGGAATTGATCTTCGTAAAGATAATGCAGCGATGCAACGCCTGAAGGATGAGGCTGAAAAGGCAAAGAAAGAATTGTCGACGGTTACGGAATATGAAGTCAACATTCCATTTATTACCGCCGATGCTGACGGTCCAAAGCACTTTGAGATGAGCTTGAGTCGTGCCAAGTTGGAAGATTTGGTTAAGGATTTATTGGATCGCTTGGATGGTCCAGTAGAAAAGGCTTTGAAGGACGCCAAGCTTTCTAAGTCCGATATTAACAATGTAGTTATGGTTGGTGGAATGACTCGTATGCCAGCTGTGGTCGAGCGCGTAAAGAATTTCTTTGGAAAAGATCCAATGCAAGGCGTGAACCCAGATGAGGTTGTGGCTGTTGGTGCCGCAATTCAAGGTGGTGTCTTGGCTGGTGATGTTAAGGATGTGTTGCTTCTGGATGTGACTCCGCTTTCTCTTGGAATTGAGACGATGGGCGGCGTATCGACGAAGTTGATTGACCGAAATACGACGATTCCAACAAGCAAGAGTGAAGTTTTCTCGACGGCTGCGGATAACCAGCCTCAGGTGGAAATTCACGTTCTTCAGGGTGAGCGCGAATTTGCCAATGATAATAAAAGTTTGGGTCGTTTTGTGCTTGACGGTATTGCGCCAGCACCGCGCGGTGTGCCTCAAATTGAAGTGACCTTTAACATTGACGCCAACGGTATTCTTAATGTTACGGCTAAAGACAAGGGAACAGGCAAAGAGCAATCAATCACTATTCAAAACTCTGGCAATATGAGCAAGGAAGATATTGAGAAGGCGCAAAAAGAAGCCGAACTTCACGCGGACGAAGATAAGAAAAAACGCGAAACTGTCGATACGAAGAATCAGCTTGAAAACGCTATTTATCAGGCAAAGAAAATGCCGGACGAATTCAAAGATAAGATTTCTGACGACGACAAGCAAGCGATTGAAAAGGCTGTCGAAGAGGCTGAAAAGCACAAAGATTCTGAAGATAAGGACGAATTGGACGCTGCAATTAAAGCCTTGAATGATGCGATTATGCCAATTGGGGCTAAGATGTATCAACAATCAGCCGACGATAAAAAAGCTGACGAAGCTGGCGACAAAAAGTCTGATAAAGATGAGCCGGTCGAAGGCGAAATTGTCGACGAAAAATAA